The Dyadobacter subterraneus genome window below encodes:
- a CDS encoding M56 family metallopeptidase encodes MKSFFNLFSDALVSSFGWMLVHSLWQGALLVLVASIALYLLRKSPATVRYTVGILTLSIQVISSLVTFFYYYFNATPKVLSSALKNTAHNVADWKTLTYELSLTSKVQLWLTAHIQELVICWLIGAAVLVVRFLGGWIYTEYLRHNSRLVMNKEWRARFGVLTAKLKVYQSIELKESSKILTPMVIGTLQPVVLIPIGLLLGFPTAQIEAILAHELAHIRRHDYLVNILQSFVEVIFFFHPALWWLSERVRVEREHCCDDLAIEACGDRLSLAHALVGIAEFKANHSLAMAFASKKPLLLQRVKRVLGVAPKSTRIFGGLPVTMLFIAALIGVSVYAVGQDTLKKKKAKAKTHQVSVKRSKPIIVRDENGALAAIESEPDIDLEVPEIDENINININEALDESEFPFMNDSLKSKMSDFHQKMGVLQKQMEPLQTRMHELQLEMEKRQFEMEHFDRDREKIDWKKDNANEIRQGLLEKRSNLLHPDIKSKTKLNEADLEKQLADFEQQIKAQEQVITKLNSDLANNLKEAEKAGEPYRDMEKEMDQLSGKMDEIGKNMGLASLGLKDLHPAPPRPARAPGAPRAPKRIGKPAIAAPPAPASPASPASPAISTKTPPAPPAAPAKK; translated from the coding sequence ATGAAATCGTTTTTCAACTTATTCTCTGACGCGCTGGTTTCGTCCTTCGGGTGGATGCTGGTTCATTCACTCTGGCAAGGTGCTTTGCTCGTATTAGTTGCCAGCATTGCATTATATCTTTTGCGAAAAAGTCCGGCAACAGTTCGTTACACGGTGGGAATTCTAACACTTTCTATTCAGGTTATTTCATCGCTCGTTACTTTCTTTTATTATTATTTCAACGCGACTCCGAAAGTTTTGAGTAGTGCATTGAAAAACACAGCGCATAACGTAGCCGACTGGAAAACATTAACTTACGAACTTTCACTGACCTCGAAAGTCCAGCTTTGGCTGACGGCACATATTCAGGAGCTTGTTATTTGCTGGCTTATCGGTGCCGCAGTTTTAGTTGTTAGATTTCTGGGAGGATGGATTTACACCGAATATCTCCGCCACAATTCACGACTGGTTATGAACAAGGAATGGAGAGCGAGATTTGGCGTTTTAACAGCGAAATTAAAAGTTTATCAATCCATAGAACTTAAAGAATCTTCCAAAATTTTGACACCGATGGTAATAGGGACTTTGCAGCCGGTCGTATTAATTCCAATCGGATTATTGTTAGGTTTTCCAACGGCCCAGATTGAAGCCATTCTTGCACATGAATTGGCGCATATTCGCCGCCATGATTATCTGGTTAATATACTGCAATCTTTTGTTGAAGTTATTTTCTTTTTCCATCCAGCACTTTGGTGGTTATCCGAGCGTGTAAGGGTTGAGCGTGAACATTGCTGCGATGACCTGGCCATTGAAGCTTGTGGAGACCGTCTTTCATTGGCTCATGCATTGGTTGGAATTGCAGAATTTAAAGCAAATCACTCATTGGCTATGGCTTTTGCATCTAAAAAACCACTTTTATTACAACGTGTAAAACGTGTGCTGGGCGTCGCTCCCAAGTCTACCAGAATTTTTGGAGGATTGCCGGTTACCATGTTATTTATTGCAGCACTGATCGGCGTTTCTGTTTATGCCGTTGGACAGGACACTTTAAAAAAGAAAAAAGCGAAGGCAAAAACGCATCAGGTATCTGTAAAACGTTCTAAACCTATCATAGTAAGGGATGAAAATGGAGCTTTGGCAGCTATTGAATCTGAACCAGACATAGATTTGGAAGTTCCTGAGATAGATGAAAACATCAACATTAATATCAACGAAGCTTTGGATGAATCTGAATTTCCGTTCATGAATGATTCTCTCAAAAGCAAAATGAGCGATTTCCACCAGAAAATGGGCGTGTTACAAAAACAAATGGAGCCCTTGCAAACCCGGATGCATGAGCTTCAACTCGAAATGGAGAAACGTCAGTTTGAAATGGAGCATTTTGACAGAGACCGCGAAAAAATTGATTGGAAAAAAGATAATGCGAACGAAATCCGTCAGGGATTGCTTGAAAAACGATCTAACCTTTTGCATCCTGATATTAAATCAAAAACAAAATTGAACGAGGCTGATCTTGAAAAACAATTGGCGGATTTTGAACAACAGATTAAAGCGCAGGAACAGGTAATTACCAAACTGAATTCTGATCTCGCAAACAACTTAAAAGAAGCAGAAAAAGCAGGTGAGCCTTATCGTGATATGGAAAAAGAAATGGATCAATTGAGCGGTAAGATGGATGAGATCGGCAAAAATATGGGACTGGCATCGTTAGGACTGAAAGATTTACATCCTGCACCACCACGCCCCGCAAGAGCACCTGGCGCGCCAAGAGCTCCAAAGAGGATAGGAAAACCTGCGATAGCAGCTCCACCGGCTCCTGCGAGCCCGGCGTCTCCCGCATCCCCGGCAATTTCTACAAAAACTCCACCGGCACCACCCGCGGCACCAGCAAAAAAATAA
- a CDS encoding LLM class flavin-dependent oxidoreductase, with translation MEIGIDSFAAMFSGEAVTAIDDVDAMAQLLERIEHADRCGLDVFGIGEHHRKGFLDSAPSMILAAAASRTKKIRLTSAVTVLSAADPVRVFQNFATLDLISQGRAEMVVGRGSFTDAFPLFGLNLQDYDKLFSEKLDLLLKIRDNEFITWSGKFRPALQNQPVYPRPLQEKIPIWLGVGGTPESFIRAGMLGLPLMVAVIGGETHRFRPLVDLYREAGKRAGFKPEELQVGLHSLGYVSDSTEEAIEEFFPGYAESFTKIGKERGWPPMTRARFESQMGPDGALLVGGPEEVADKILRHSESLGGISRLTFQMDNAGISHEKLMKSIEIIGQKVSPLINK, from the coding sequence ATGGAAATAGGAATTGATAGTTTCGCCGCCATGTTCAGTGGTGAAGCGGTTACGGCAATTGATGATGTGGATGCAATGGCTCAGTTGCTGGAAAGAATAGAACACGCGGATCGTTGCGGTCTTGATGTATTTGGAATTGGTGAACATCACCGGAAAGGATTTCTGGACTCCGCACCTTCGATGATATTGGCTGCTGCGGCTTCGAGGACGAAAAAAATCCGGTTGACAAGCGCAGTTACTGTTTTAAGCGCAGCGGATCCGGTAAGAGTTTTCCAAAATTTTGCGACGCTGGATCTGATATCTCAGGGAAGAGCCGAAATGGTTGTGGGTCGTGGTTCCTTTACTGACGCCTTCCCTTTATTTGGATTGAACCTGCAAGATTACGATAAGTTATTTTCAGAAAAACTGGATTTGCTTCTCAAAATCCGGGATAACGAGTTTATAACCTGGTCTGGAAAATTCCGTCCTGCATTGCAGAATCAGCCGGTTTACCCAAGACCATTACAGGAAAAAATACCGATCTGGTTAGGTGTGGGTGGTACGCCTGAATCTTTTATCCGTGCCGGTATGCTGGGTTTGCCCTTGATGGTGGCTGTTATCGGTGGGGAAACACATCGTTTCCGTCCGTTGGTTGATCTGTACAGAGAAGCGGGAAAAAGAGCAGGATTCAAACCGGAAGAACTTCAGGTTGGTTTGCATTCACTTGGTTATGTGAGCGATTCAACGGAAGAAGCGATTGAAGAATTTTTTCCTGGATATGCAGAATCATTCACTAAAATCGGAAAAGAACGTGGCTGGCCTCCGATGACGAGGGCTCGTTTTGAATCCCAAATGGGACCAGATGGTGCTTTACTTGTAGGCGGACCGGAAGAGGTTGCAGACAAAATACTTCGCCATAGTGAATCCCTTGGTGGTATATCCCGACTAACTTTTCAAATGGATAACGCTGGAATTTCACATGAAAAACTTATGAAATCGATCGAAATCATTGGACAGAAAGTTTCGCCTTTGATTAATAAATAG
- a CDS encoding ferredoxin--NADP reductase, which yields MSKYYFLKVKEIERETEDASTIHFWHPLNEVVAYRPGQFITLLLPDGDKKVRRSYSMSSSPYTDVSLAITIKRVPGGFASNYLLDTIKVDDVLEAMEPMGLFFPKQEDDQTRQVVFIGAGSGITPLFSIAKSILMVEQESEVVLIYGSRTESSIIFKDKIKFLQEKYKERFKVVYTLSQPDDNWEGERGRLNKSHILKIMEGLPHLKVSEAEYFLCGPEDMMEEANRALAIRGVALNKIRQESFLTATASKPGEVTLEETDDSPKTHEITLFYEGTEYKVPVKPYETVLEAAMNMDIDLPYSCQAGMCTACMGRCVSGKVTLDEEDALSEAELKEGFILTCVAHPMSDDVVIEVE from the coding sequence ATGAGCAAATATTATTTTTTAAAGGTTAAAGAAATAGAAAGAGAAACGGAAGATGCATCTACAATCCATTTTTGGCATCCTCTGAATGAAGTAGTTGCCTATCGTCCGGGACAATTTATTACCTTGCTTTTGCCAGACGGAGACAAAAAAGTGCGCCGTTCGTACTCCATGTCCAGCTCACCTTATACAGACGTTTCCCTGGCGATCACGATTAAACGTGTTCCCGGCGGGTTTGCTTCTAATTATTTACTTGATACGATCAAAGTAGATGACGTATTGGAAGCAATGGAGCCTATGGGACTATTCTTTCCAAAACAGGAAGACGACCAGACGCGTCAGGTTGTTTTTATTGGCGCAGGAAGTGGAATTACGCCTTTATTTTCAATTGCCAAATCCATTTTAATGGTTGAACAGGAAAGTGAAGTTGTACTAATCTACGGCAGCCGGACCGAATCAAGCATTATTTTTAAAGACAAGATCAAGTTTCTTCAGGAAAAATATAAAGAGCGATTCAAGGTAGTTTATACGCTTAGTCAGCCAGATGACAATTGGGAAGGAGAACGTGGACGTTTGAATAAAAGTCATATCCTGAAAATCATGGAAGGTCTGCCGCATTTAAAGGTCAGTGAAGCCGAATATTTTCTATGCGGACCGGAAGATATGATGGAAGAAGCAAACCGTGCTTTGGCCATCAGAGGTGTTGCTTTAAATAAAATCAGGCAGGAAAGTTTCCTGACTGCCACTGCATCAAAACCGGGAGAAGTAACTTTGGAAGAAACCGACGATTCTCCGAAAACGCACGAGATCACACTTTTCTACGAAGGAACGGAATACAAAGTGCCCGTTAAACCTTATGAAACGGTGTTGGAAGCGGCGATGAATATGGATATTGATCTTCCCTATTCTTGTCAGGCAGGAATGTGCACGGCTTGTATGGGCAGATGTGTGTCCGGAAAAGTGACGCTGGATGAAGAAGATGCTTTGTCAGAAGCAGAATTGAAAGAAGGTTTTATTTTAACCTGCGTGGCACACCCGATGAGTGATGATGTAGTAATTGAGGTGGAATAA
- a CDS encoding pyridoxal phosphate-dependent aminotransferase, translated as MSAVAEQTQVLADRINALEESSTLAMTKMARELAAQGHKVISLSVGEPDFKTPAFICEAAKKAIDDGFHGYSPVAGYPDLRKAIADKLKRDNNIDWKPENIVVSTGAKHSLANVIQVLVNPGDEVLIFAPYWVSYSEMVKLAEGKSVIVEGAFENGFKVTAAQLEAAITPRTKVVMYASPNNPTGAVYSEAELREIGAVLEKHEGIYVLADEIYEYINFTEEGHFSMGSIPALKDRVITVNGVAKGFAMTGWRIGFIGAAKWIADGVEKLQGQVTSGTNSIAQKAATAAFDGPLDATKEMTKAYARRRDLVVGLLKEIPGFKVNVPDGAFYAFPDVSYYFGKSDGTNVIKDSDDFANWLLNNSYVSTVAGSGFGAPNCIRISTAAADESLAEAVQRIKDAVATLK; from the coding sequence ATGTCCGCAGTAGCAGAGCAAACCCAGGTGCTGGCCGACCGTATCAATGCCCTCGAAGAATCTTCGACGTTGGCAATGACCAAAATGGCCCGTGAATTGGCTGCCCAAGGCCACAAAGTGATTAGTCTGAGCGTGGGAGAGCCAGACTTCAAAACGCCCGCATTTATCTGTGAGGCTGCCAAAAAGGCAATTGACGATGGATTTCATGGATATTCGCCGGTAGCAGGTTACCCTGATCTACGAAAGGCGATTGCTGATAAGCTTAAGCGCGACAATAATATAGATTGGAAACCTGAAAATATTGTGGTTTCTACGGGAGCAAAACATTCCCTTGCTAATGTAATCCAGGTTTTGGTAAATCCAGGTGATGAGGTACTTATCTTCGCTCCGTACTGGGTTAGTTACTCCGAAATGGTAAAACTGGCGGAAGGGAAATCTGTGATCGTGGAAGGTGCTTTTGAAAATGGTTTCAAAGTTACTGCTGCACAATTGGAAGCTGCAATCACACCTCGTACGAAAGTGGTGATGTATGCATCTCCAAACAACCCAACCGGCGCTGTTTATTCAGAAGCTGAGTTGAGAGAAATCGGTGCAGTTTTGGAAAAACATGAAGGAATTTATGTTTTAGCCGACGAAATCTACGAATATATCAACTTCACAGAAGAAGGACATTTCAGTATGGGATCAATTCCTGCATTGAAAGACCGCGTGATCACCGTAAACGGAGTAGCGAAAGGATTCGCTATGACAGGATGGAGAATCGGGTTTATCGGTGCTGCAAAATGGATCGCTGACGGTGTTGAAAAATTGCAGGGACAAGTTACTTCGGGAACGAATTCAATCGCTCAGAAAGCCGCTACGGCTGCTTTTGATGGTCCTTTGGATGCTACAAAAGAAATGACAAAAGCATATGCACGTCGTCGTGATCTTGTAGTTGGTTTGTTAAAAGAAATTCCTGGTTTTAAAGTAAACGTTCCTGATGGAGCATTTTACGCATTCCCGGATGTAAGTTATTATTTCGGAAAATCTGACGGAACGAATGTTATTAAGGATTCTGATGATTTTGCAAACTGGTTGCTTAACAATTCTTACGTTTCAACCGTAGCAGGTTCAGGTTTTGGTGCACCAAATTGTATCAGAATCTCAACTGCCGCCGCTGATGAATCATTGGCAGAAGCAGTACAAAGAATCAAAGATGCGGTTGCAACTTTGAAATAG
- a CDS encoding AAA family ATPase: protein MTKKLEKMIASIEIQNFRNLKNLHIDSLSRVNLIIGKNNSGKTNFLESINFYTSQNEFLPEEKLIIDDLAPNQLTDDEILFSPNVKLISSHSSIQGFLRQHTFDVFTDFIREKAMRCLKMIDDRIFEVDFVADNLKNPIATFKSGKNVALLRMGNGVHRILTILLALTTCENGIVLIDEIENGLHYSVTEELWKMIFEVAEHLNVQVFATTQSIDMIKAFGKIINVEENKPLHGILIKLENIDNVIEPLTFDPEEMKVITQNSIEVRR from the coding sequence ATGACCAAGAAATTAGAAAAAATGATCGCTTCAATAGAAATACAAAATTTTCGTAATCTCAAAAACCTTCATATTGATTCACTAAGCCGTGTTAATTTAATTATTGGGAAAAATAATTCCGGCAAAACCAATTTCCTTGAATCAATAAATTTCTATACTTCCCAAAACGAATTTCTACCGGAAGAAAAACTCATCATTGATGATTTGGCTCCTAACCAGCTGACCGACGATGAAATACTTTTCTCTCCAAATGTCAAGCTTATCAGCTCTCATTCCAGTATTCAGGGATTTTTGAGACAGCACACTTTTGATGTTTTCACTGATTTCATTCGGGAGAAAGCTATGCGTTGCCTGAAAATGATTGATGACCGTATTTTCGAAGTTGATTTTGTCGCCGATAATTTAAAGAATCCAATTGCTACTTTTAAAAGCGGGAAAAACGTTGCGCTCTTACGGATGGGGAATGGCGTTCACCGGATTCTAACCATTTTACTGGCTTTAACTACCTGTGAAAACGGGATTGTGCTTATCGATGAAATTGAAAATGGCTTACATTATTCAGTAACGGAAGAACTCTGGAAAATGATTTTTGAGGTTGCTGAACATTTAAATGTCCAGGTTTTTGCGACAACCCAGAGCATCGATATGATTAAGGCGTTTGGCAAAATAATTAATGTTGAAGAAAATAAACCATTACATGGCATTTTGATCAAACTTGAAAATATTGATAATGTCATTGAACCGCTGACATTTGATCCGGAAGAGATGAAAGTAATTACACAAAATTCTATTGAGGTTCGGAGATAG
- a CDS encoding NADP-dependent isocitrate dehydrogenase: MSKIKVANPVVELDGDEMTRIIWKFIKEKLILPYLDVDIKYYDLGIEYRDETNDQVTIDSANAIKEFGVGIKCATITPDEDRVKEFNLKQMWKSPNGTIRNILDGTVFREPIVMSNVPRLVTNWTAPIIVGRHAFGDQYRATDFVVPGKGKLTVKFEGEDGQVIEHEVYQFQGPGVAMAMYNVDESIRGFARSCFNVALGKGWPLYLSTKNTILKKYDGRFKDIFQEVYDAEFAGKVHYEHRLIDDMVASALKWEGNFVWACKNYDGDVQSDTVAQGFGSLGLMTSVLLTPDGKTLEAEAAHGTVTRHYREHQKGRPTSTNPIASIFAWTRGLEFRGKLDGNQPLIDFCQTLERVCVETVESGKMTKDLAVCIYGNKVNHGEHYLYTEEFLEAINDNLQAALA; encoded by the coding sequence ATGAGCAAAATTAAAGTTGCAAATCCCGTAGTAGAGTTGGACGGTGATGAGATGACTAGAATCATCTGGAAGTTTATTAAAGAAAAACTTATTTTACCATATCTGGACGTAGATATCAAGTATTACGATTTAGGTATTGAATATCGTGACGAAACCAATGATCAGGTTACGATCGATTCTGCAAATGCGATTAAAGAATTCGGTGTAGGTATCAAATGTGCTACAATTACGCCGGATGAAGACCGCGTTAAAGAATTCAATCTGAAACAAATGTGGAAATCACCAAACGGAACAATCCGTAACATTTTGGATGGAACTGTTTTCCGTGAGCCTATCGTAATGAGCAACGTACCTCGTTTGGTTACAAACTGGACTGCTCCTATCATTGTTGGCCGTCACGCTTTTGGTGATCAGTACAGAGCAACGGATTTCGTTGTGCCAGGAAAAGGAAAACTTACTGTTAAGTTTGAAGGCGAAGACGGACAAGTAATTGAGCACGAAGTGTATCAATTCCAGGGACCAGGTGTTGCCATGGCGATGTACAACGTGGACGAATCAATCCGTGGTTTTGCGCGCTCTTGTTTCAATGTAGCTTTGGGCAAAGGATGGCCTTTGTACCTTTCTACTAAAAACACCATTTTGAAAAAATATGACGGTCGTTTCAAAGATATTTTCCAGGAAGTTTACGATGCTGAATTTGCAGGAAAAGTACATTATGAACACCGTTTGATCGATGACATGGTTGCTTCTGCGCTTAAATGGGAAGGTAACTTTGTTTGGGCTTGTAAAAACTATGATGGTGACGTTCAGTCAGATACAGTTGCGCAAGGATTTGGTTCTCTTGGTTTGATGACTTCTGTGTTGTTGACTCCGGATGGAAAAACTTTGGAAGCTGAGGCTGCACACGGAACAGTAACCCGTCACTACCGTGAGCACCAAAAAGGAAGACCAACTTCTACTAACCCGATTGCATCGATTTTTGCATGGACACGTGGATTGGAATTCCGTGGTAAACTTGACGGAAACCAGCCATTGATCGATTTCTGCCAGACACTTGAAAGAGTTTGTGTTGAAACGGTTGAAAGTGGTAAAATGACAAAGGATTTGGCTGTTTGTATTTATGGAAACAAAGTGAATCACGGAGAACATTACCTTTATACTGAGGAATTCCTTGAAGCGATTAACGATAATTTACAAGCTGCATTGGCTTAA
- a CDS encoding 5-formyltetrahydrofolate cyclo-ligase: protein MEKSILRAEYLKKRMDLTQDEIVAKNNAITENLKLLLAGQEIKTIHIFLPQHGKVEIDTWQIISLLQNSYPPIAIATPRIIPGTKEMEHFLLKPETNLIENRWKIPEADPETSVKIEPQIIDAVLIPLLAFDKKGFRAGYGGGYYDRFLVQCKPDVVKIGLSFFEAEDKIDGLDRFDVAMNYCVTPFGIVQF, encoded by the coding sequence ATGGAAAAATCCATTTTACGTGCTGAATACTTAAAGAAAAGAATGGATTTAACACAGGATGAGATTGTTGCAAAAAATAATGCTATTACTGAAAACCTGAAACTTCTTTTGGCAGGGCAAGAAATCAAAACAATACATATCTTTTTGCCTCAGCATGGAAAAGTCGAGATTGATACCTGGCAAATCATTTCCTTACTCCAAAATTCATATCCTCCGATAGCAATTGCCACCCCAAGAATTATACCCGGAACAAAAGAAATGGAGCATTTTTTGTTGAAACCGGAGACAAACCTTATCGAAAATCGCTGGAAAATTCCGGAAGCAGATCCTGAAACTTCTGTAAAAATTGAACCTCAAATAATTGATGCAGTGCTTATACCACTTTTAGCATTTGATAAAAAAGGTTTTCGGGCTGGATATGGCGGAGGTTATTATGACCGGTTTCTGGTACAATGCAAACCTGATGTTGTTAAAATTGGGTTATCGTTTTTTGAGGCGGAAGATAAAATTGATGGTTTGGATAGATTTGATGTGGCTATGAATTATTGTGTTACGCCTTTTGGGATTGTGCAATTTTAG
- a CDS encoding aspartate-semialdehyde dehydrogenase, translating to MKIAVVGATGLVGGEILKVLEERNFPVTELLAVASERSVGKEVTFKGKQIKVIGFEDAIAAKPEIAIFSAGGGTSLELAPRFAAAGITVIDNSSAWRMDPTKKLVVPEINAVTLTKEDKIIANPNCSTIQMVVVLNPLHQKYKIKRVVVSTYQSVTGTGKAAVDQLFAERAGDHSVSKVYPHPIDLNVLPHIDVFLDNGYTKEEMKMTNETKKIMGDDSIAVTATTVRIPTIGGHSEAVNIEFENEFDLDEVRQILSEAEGVIIQDDPKNFLYPMPLTAHGKDETFVGRIRRDESQPKTLNLWIVADNLRKGAATNTVQIAEFLAKHDLVGVAQEA from the coding sequence ATGAAAATCGCAGTAGTAGGCGCTACCGGTTTGGTAGGCGGCGAAATCCTCAAAGTGCTCGAAGAGCGTAATTTCCCGGTGACGGAATTATTGGCCGTTGCATCTGAAAGATCTGTTGGTAAGGAAGTTACATTCAAGGGTAAACAGATTAAGGTAATCGGATTTGAGGATGCCATTGCAGCCAAACCTGAAATCGCGATATTTTCTGCTGGTGGTGGTACTTCTCTTGAACTTGCTCCAAGATTTGCTGCGGCTGGAATTACCGTAATTGACAATTCATCTGCATGGAGAATGGATCCTACGAAAAAACTCGTAGTGCCTGAAATCAACGCAGTGACGTTAACAAAAGAAGATAAAATTATAGCGAATCCAAACTGCTCGACTATTCAGATGGTTGTGGTTTTGAATCCGTTACACCAAAAATATAAAATAAAACGTGTTGTTGTTTCAACATATCAGTCAGTAACTGGTACTGGAAAAGCAGCGGTTGATCAGCTTTTTGCTGAACGCGCAGGCGATCACAGTGTTTCAAAAGTGTATCCGCATCCGATTGATTTAAACGTTTTGCCTCATATCGACGTGTTCCTTGACAATGGTTATACCAAAGAGGAAATGAAAATGACAAATGAAACGAAAAAAATTATGGGCGACGACAGCATTGCTGTAACGGCAACAACGGTTCGTATTCCAACAATCGGCGGTCACTCAGAAGCTGTAAATATTGAATTCGAAAATGAATTTGATCTTGACGAAGTTCGTCAGATTTTGAGCGAAGCGGAAGGTGTTATTATTCAGGACGATCCGAAAAATTTTCTTTATCCAATGCCATTAACAGCACACGGAAAAGACGAAACTTTTGTTGGACGTATCCGTCGTGATGAATCTCAGCCTAAAACTTTGAATTTGTGGATCGTTGCAGATAACCTTCGTAAAGGAGCTGCTACTAATACAGTTCAAATCGCTGAATTTCTTGCAAAACATGATTTAGTTGGTGTTGCGCAGGAAGCATAA
- a CDS encoding NADH-quinone oxidoreductase subunit D, whose product MSQDIQYEYRPEYLSISAPNKYNSETLRTEEMVLNMGPQHPSTHGVLRLEVVTDGEVVVDVVPHIGYLHRCFEKHAESLPFNQIIPYVDRLDYVAAMNSEHAYVMGVERMLGIENDIPKRIEYIRVVVAELNRLASHFVALGTYAMDIGAYTPFLWMMRDREQILRLLEWTCGARMLYNYVWIGGLFYDLPVGFEERCLEFIQYLKPKLVELQQLVVDNKIFIQRTANVGVLPLPVAINYGCTGPMLRGSGLRYDLRRVDGYSVYPELDFDVPIGEGKMGTVGDCWDRTWVRVVECWESVKIIEQSLVQLQGDYKRTPSFDPQAMVPKKIRPKAMDFYARAENSKGELGFFFRTDGRSDIPVRCKARACSFNNLSVIGELSKGALLADLVAIIGSIDVVMGEVDR is encoded by the coding sequence ATGAGTCAAGACATTCAATACGAATACCGTCCGGAATATCTCTCCATATCTGCACCAAATAAATACAACTCCGAAACGCTTCGTACGGAGGAAATGGTGCTTAATATGGGACCGCAACATCCTTCAACACACGGAGTTTTGCGTCTTGAAGTTGTGACAGATGGTGAAGTCGTGGTGGATGTTGTTCCGCATATTGGCTATTTGCATCGTTGTTTTGAAAAACATGCCGAATCCCTTCCATTCAATCAGATCATTCCCTACGTTGACCGGCTTGATTATGTAGCGGCGATGAATTCTGAGCACGCCTATGTAATGGGCGTGGAAAGAATGCTTGGAATCGAAAATGACATCCCCAAAAGAATTGAATATATCCGTGTTGTTGTTGCCGAATTAAATCGTCTGGCTTCTCACTTTGTGGCTTTGGGTACTTATGCGATGGATATTGGCGCTTACACGCCGTTTTTATGGATGATGCGTGACCGTGAGCAAATTCTTCGTCTTTTGGAATGGACTTGCGGTGCCAGGATGCTTTATAATTATGTCTGGATCGGTGGATTATTTTATGATCTGCCGGTTGGTTTTGAAGAGCGTTGTCTGGAATTTATTCAATATTTAAAGCCAAAACTGGTTGAATTACAGCAACTTGTTGTAGATAATAAAATTTTTATTCAACGTACAGCAAATGTTGGTGTGCTTCCTCTACCGGTAGCAATTAATTACGGTTGTACGGGACCAATGCTTCGTGGGTCTGGTTTACGTTATGATTTACGTCGGGTTGATGGCTATTCAGTTTATCCAGAACTTGATTTTGATGTCCCGATTGGGGAAGGAAAGATGGGTACTGTTGGTGATTGCTGGGATAGAACCTGGGTTCGCGTGGTTGAATGCTGGGAATCTGTAAAAATTATTGAACAGAGTTTGGTACAGTTGCAGGGAGATTATAAAAGAACACCATCCTTCGATCCGCAAGCGATGGTTCCCAAGAAAATTCGTCCCAAAGCGATGGATTTTTATGCTCGTGCTGAAAATTCAAAAGGAGAATTAGGATTTTTCTTCCGTACTGATGGTCGCTCGGATATTCCTGTGCGCTGTAAAGCCAGAGCTTGTTCATTTAATAATCTTTCTGTGATTGGAGAATTATCAAAAGGAGCTTTGCTGGCGGATTTGGTAGCGATTATTGGATCTATTGATGTAGTAATGGGTGAGGTTGATCGGTAA